A genomic segment from Neobacillus sp. YX16 encodes:
- a CDS encoding putative sulfate exporter family transporter translates to MEQKALLLTSPNQEKKAKKNLNVSLVYGIGFTFIIALSGFFLAAIPGLNRIGPLACAILLAVIYRQVFGYPERLRTGIQFSAKKLLRFAIILYGLKLNMIVIFHEGFPLLLKGALTIIFSIVVLMFIAKLLKADLNLSLLLSVGTGICGAAAIAAVSPIIKAKDEDTAMGVGIIALVGTVFSIIYTLLFPLLPISSIDYGTWVGISLHEIGHVALAAVPAGQDALAHALLAKLSRVFLLIPLCFILMLWMKKNGKMEGEAKFEFPWFLIGFIVMSFVGTYIMGHEVLVSNSTMSDIATLTSFILTMSMTGLGLNISLKELRTKAIRPLIAIIITSLLLSFLTFFNI, encoded by the coding sequence ATGGAACAAAAAGCATTACTATTGACCAGTCCTAATCAAGAAAAAAAAGCTAAAAAAAACCTAAATGTATCGTTGGTATATGGAATAGGTTTTACGTTTATCATAGCCCTGTCTGGCTTTTTTTTGGCAGCAATACCTGGTCTAAATCGCATTGGACCACTTGCATGTGCAATTTTACTTGCTGTTATTTATAGACAGGTTTTTGGATATCCAGAAAGATTACGTACTGGTATTCAATTTTCAGCAAAAAAGCTTTTAAGATTTGCCATTATACTTTACGGATTAAAGCTTAACATGATCGTAATTTTTCACGAGGGCTTTCCACTATTGCTTAAAGGAGCCTTAACAATTATTTTTTCGATTGTTGTTCTTATGTTCATTGCAAAATTGCTGAAAGCAGATTTAAATCTTTCTCTATTACTAAGTGTTGGCACTGGTATTTGTGGTGCTGCTGCCATCGCAGCCGTATCTCCCATTATTAAAGCAAAAGATGAAGATACGGCTATGGGCGTCGGCATCATAGCATTAGTAGGTACGGTTTTTTCAATTATCTATACCTTATTATTTCCTTTATTGCCTATTAGTTCTATAGATTATGGAACCTGGGTTGGAATTAGCCTTCATGAAATAGGTCATGTTGCATTAGCTGCCGTTCCAGCAGGGCAGGACGCTCTTGCTCACGCATTACTCGCTAAACTTTCAAGAGTATTTCTATTAATTCCGCTTTGTTTTATCCTAATGCTTTGGATGAAAAAGAATGGAAAAATGGAGGGAGAAGCAAAATTCGAGTTTCCATGGTTTTTAATTGGTTTTATCGTCATGAGCTTTGTGGGGACCTATATCATGGGTCATGAGGTTTTAGTATCAAATTCAACTATGTCTGATATTGCAACTTTGACATCATTTATTTTAACGATGTCTATGACCGGCTTAGGATTAAATATTAGCCTAAAAGAATTACGTACTAAAGCAATACGTCCGCTTATTGCCATTATCATTACATCTTTGCTTTTGTCTTTTCTAACGTTTTTTAATATTTAA
- a CDS encoding LysR family transcriptional regulator — MDQLLSVFISVADKRNFSRAAEGLHLTQPAVSQQIQLLEKYIGAKLFLRTNKSVKLTKAGEIVYLHAKEITGLYKRMSVLVNELYNEPTGLLKIGASYTFGEYVLPHILAKLRNLFPNIVPSVQIGNTRDIAKAIISHEIDVGIVEGDISHSNMYIKTVSTDQMYIVAGGKYPIYYNKEVTPSQVEQENWIVREEGSGTRDATDKLFQSLQIRPTKLMEFGSTQLIKEAVEAGLGISYLSELSVKKERLLGTIQLLNVNGTPIKRNFSVITESPELHTKSMNLFIELIENYLKN; from the coding sequence ATGGATCAACTATTATCTGTATTTATTTCTGTAGCTGATAAAAGAAACTTTTCCAGAGCTGCCGAAGGGCTTCATTTGACGCAGCCTGCCGTTAGCCAGCAAATTCAACTACTAGAAAAATATATAGGCGCAAAACTGTTTCTGCGAACAAACAAAAGTGTGAAGCTCACGAAAGCAGGTGAAATAGTCTATTTACATGCAAAAGAAATAACAGGATTATATAAACGAATGTCTGTGTTAGTCAATGAATTATATAACGAGCCAACAGGACTATTAAAAATTGGTGCCAGTTATACTTTTGGTGAATACGTTTTACCCCATATACTCGCAAAACTGAGGAATTTATTCCCGAATATCGTTCCTTCGGTTCAGATAGGAAACACAAGAGATATTGCCAAAGCAATCATAAGTCATGAGATTGATGTAGGGATCGTGGAAGGAGACATATCTCATAGCAATATGTATATTAAAACAGTTTCTACAGACCAAATGTATATTGTGGCAGGAGGTAAATATCCAATTTATTATAATAAGGAAGTGACACCAAGTCAGGTTGAACAAGAGAATTGGATTGTCCGTGAAGAAGGCTCTGGAACAAGAGATGCAACAGATAAATTATTTCAATCCTTGCAAATACGTCCTACAAAATTAATGGAGTTCGGAAGCACACAACTAATTAAAGAAGCAGTAGAAGCAGGGCTGGGTATTAGTTACTTATCTGAGCTTTCTGTAAAAAAAGAAAGACTGCTTGGTACGATTCAATTATTAAATGTAAATGGAACACCGATAAAGAGGAATTTTTCAGTTATAACGGAATCTCCTGAATTGCATACGAAATCTATGAACTTATTTATTGAGTTAATAGAAAATTATTTAAAGAATTAA